A window of Immundisolibacter sp. genomic DNA:
GCCATTCGTAACCTGGCCCACGAAGTCGGCATGGCGCCCGGCCACAAGCGCATCACCCCGCGCATGGAGCGCGCGTCCAGCGCCTTCCAGCGTGGCTTCCTGCGTGGTCTGTTCGACGCCGACGGCTCGGTTCAGTGCACCCAGGACAAGGGCGTCAGCGTGCGCCTGGCGCAGTCCGACCTGCCGCAGCTGGAAGCCGTGCAGCGCATGCTGCTGCGTCTGGGCATCGTGTCGCGCCTGTATCGCAACCGCCGCGCCGCAGGTAGCACGCTGCTGCCGGACGGCAAGGGCGGCCAACAGCAGTACGCCACGCAGGCCCAGCACGAGCTGGTCATCAGCGGCGAGAACCTGGCCGTGTTCGCGCAGCTCGTGGGCTTTGCCGATAGCGACAAGGCCGCGCGCCTGGACCAGTCCCTGGCCCGCTACAGCCGCAGCCTGAACCGCGAGCGCTTCACTGCCCGCGTGGAAAGCATCACCGACGCCGGCGTGCACGCGGTGTACGACGTGCAGGTGCCCGGCATCAATGCCTTCGACGCCAACGGCCTCTATGCCCACAATTGTGGTGAGCAGGGACTCCCGCCCTACGGCGCCTGCCTGCTGGGTTCGGTGAACCTCACCACCTTCGTCGAGGCACCGTTCACGCCCGAGGCGCGCTTCAACTGGGACGAATACCGCGACGTGGTGCGCGTGTTCACGCGCATGCTGGACAACGTGGTCGAGGTCAACGGCCTGCCGTTGCAGCAGCAGCGGGACGAAATCACCCGCAAGCGCCGCCACGGCATGGGCTTTCTGGGCCTGGGCTCGGCGCTGACCATGCTCGGCCGTCGCTACGGCGATGCCGAGTCCCTGGAATTCACCGAAGCCGTATCGCGCGAAATGGCCATTGCCGGCTGGGAAGCCGGCCTTGAACTGGCCGACGAAAAAGGCCCGGCGCCGATCATGGACGAGCTGTTCGAGCTCACCCCGGACATGCTGCGCAAGCGCCCGGAACTGGCCACCGACGGCCACAAGGCGGGCGACAAACTGCCCGGCCGCGTGCTGCTGGCCCGCTACAGCCGCTACATGCAACGCGTCGCCAGCGTGCGGCCGGACCTGATCGAGGCCATCGCCGAGCGCGGCGTCCGCTTCACCCACCACAGCTCCATTGCGCCGACCGGCACCATCTCGCTGTCACTGGCCAACAACGCCAGCAACGGCATCGAGCCGAGCTTCGCCCACCACTACTTCCGCAACGTCATCCGCGAGGGCCGCAAGACCAAGGAAAAAGTGGACGTGTTCTCCTACGAGCTGCTGTCCTACCGCCACCTGATCAACCCGCGCGCCATCCCCTACAGCGAAGACCCGGCCGAGCAACTGCCGGATTACTTCATCACCGCCGAGGACATCACCCCCAAGGCGCACGTCGACATCCAGGCCGCGGCGCAGCGGTGGATCGACTCGTCCATCTCCAAGACCGCCAACGTGCCCACCGACTACCCGTTCGAGGACTTCAAGAACATCTACCTGTACGCCTACGACCAGGGCCTGAAAGGCTGCACCACCTTCCGCTTCAACCCGGAAGCCTTCCAGGGCGTGCTGGTCAAGGACAAGGATCTGGAAAACACCACCTACCGCTTCGAGCTGGAAGACGGCACCGCCATCCAGGCCAAGGGCAACGAGGAAATCGAATACGACGGCGAGGTACACAGCGCCGCCAACCTGTTCGATGCCCTCAAAGAAGGCTACTACGGCAAATTCTGATTACCCGGATACCCAGCCATGACCATCCAAATCGACAGAAAAATCACCGGTTACAGCGTGGTGCGCCCGCAGGACCCCGCCAGGCCCGACGACCAGGCGGCCGCCTTTCCAGAGCGGGAAAAGGCCAAAGTCATCCAGATGCACGAGAAGCTGGAGCGGCCGGAAACCCTGCGCGGCACCACCTACAAAATAAAAACGCCGCTCACCGAGCACGCCCTGTACCTGACCATCAACGACATCGTGCTGAACGCCGGCACCGAGCACGAGCACTACCGGCCGTTCGAGATCTTCATCAACTCCAAGAGCATGGAGCACTTCCAGTGGATCGTGGCGCTCACGCGCATCGTGTCGGCCGTGTTCCGCAAGGGCGGCGACATCACCTTCCTGGTCGAAGAGCTCAAGGCCGTGTTCGACCCGCGCGGCGGCTACTTCAAGAAAGGAGGCCGCTACATGCCGTCCCTGGTGGCCGAAATCGGCGACGCCATCGAACAGCACCTGCGCACCATCGGCATGTTGCCGGACAGCGAACTGGACGCCCGGCAACTGAAACTGATCGAAGAAAAACGCAGCGAATACGAAACCCGCACCGGCCAGGCAAACAGCAAAACCGAAACCGACGCGACCTATCCCGACGGCGCCCAGCTTTGCTACAAGTGCAGCACCAAGGCCATGATCATGATGGACGGATGTCTGACCTGTTTGAGTTGCGGGGAGTCCAAGTGTGGGTAATTCGGAAGACCCGGCGCGGCTCATAGCGGAATGTAGGTTGGGCTGACGCAGGAAGCCCAACAACCCACAGCAGGCAACGAAGCAATGCGTTATCGGCGGACGGGTACGGTGAGCGGGGCGTGTTGTTTCGAAGCGAACCCGTCTGAAGGAAGCCTGGACACGCAGGCGGGGCGTATCGATGGCCCGTAGCGGACCGAAATGAATGTTGGGCTTCCTGCGTCAGCCCAACCTACATGAACTGAAACCGTGGTCTGTCCCCAATTTTGTCAATGGACGGGTGTTTGACGTGTCTGAATTGTGGGGAGTCCAAGTGTGGGTGAGGAAATAGGGAGTAGAAAGCGGCTGAAACCGTGGTCTGTCCCCAATTATCACAACTCCTATCATCTGATTTTCCCAAATCCACTAATTGTCATGTACAAGAATGGGAGTGTGAATCCAGCATGGCCGACAAGAGAGAAATTCTAAACTACCTGCGAAACAGGCAAAAGGCCGCTGAAATTGAAGCGAAGGTAAATGGCATAAATCTATGGGTATTACTAGGCGCCATCGCATTTGTGATCTGGCAGTTGATTCCCAGCCTTCAAACAGATATTGGAGCCCACAAGGACCTAATACTCAGAGTTCTCCTGTGTACGGAAGCGATATATTTGACCAGTCTTTTCATGTCACCTACGACTGGAATTAGTGAGGAGGTTAGATTCACCTCGCAGCCTTCCCACGACACAGGTTCTGCGCTACTCCGAATTGTGACCGGAGCATTTTTACTATTTCCGCCAGCACTATTTTCTCTTGTAATTGGCAAGAGTTTTAGCGCGCTTCTGACTGGGCTATTTGGTTTAGCATTTCTAGGTTTTGGTATTTTTTCCATCGCCAAACAATTGGCCAACAATGAACCAGAAGTCGCTCGACTTCCAAAGCCACATTTCAATCCGACCCGCCGTTCTGACGTTATCGTAACGATTGTAACTGGTTTATTATTCTTACTTGCCATCACGGAACAGTTATCTGCCATATCAATGCAGATTGGCTCGGCCGACACCAATATTTTAAAGGCACTAGCCCTTATTGCGTCACTATATATCCTAGTCTTAATCTCGATTCGGCGGTTACTACGAAATCAGAGCTTGCTCTGGACCTACGAACTGGAGACAGATCTTCTCCTTGAATCGATATCACCTGAAATAGCACTGAGGCGTATTGAGCATAGAGCCTTAGGCCCTCGCCTAAGGGATGTTATGGACAGGTACTTCGACGATCTAGATAAGATATTTAGTGAACTCGATGTGCTGACAACTGAGTGCAAGGCGAAACTTGCCGAAATTCCGGACATTCCAAGTCGATACGCGGCAGAGCGAGCGGCTCGAATCGATACTGCCATATCCGGACCGAAGAGTCGCATTGATGCCATATTGCAAGAGTGCCGTGAGCTTTCAAAATACTTAGACAAACTAGACGACCAGCAGCCGGGACGACGTCGTCCCGCCGTAATTGCTCTTCTCCCGAGCCTACGAAACAGACATAAGGATTACGAGGAGCGCGCTAAAAAGGCAAGGTCAGAACTTGAAGCAATGACTAGGGTAGCTAGCTCCGTCCAGAAATCAGAATAGCCTGCACGTCCATCGTCAAACGCAAGTATGTAGCAAGCGTAGCCCGGATGAAGCGTAGCGGAATCCGGGATGATCCGGCCACGGCGCCCGCCACGGTTGTAACGCACCCTGCACAAAGTCGGTGACGTGTTCCCGACGTGATTGGTTGTCGGTAAGAGCATTCCATGAGGCGCAATAGGCGCAGCGCACTGCGCCGCCATTCGCTGACTTCGACCCGCGGGCCGGTTGGGCGCTCGATTTC
This region includes:
- a CDS encoding NrdJb, translating into MTIQIDRKITGYSVVRPQDPARPDDQAAAFPEREKAKVIQMHEKLERPETLRGTTYKIKTPLTEHALYLTINDIVLNAGTEHEHYRPFEIFINSKSMEHFQWIVALTRIVSAVFRKGGDITFLVEELKAVFDPRGGYFKKGGRYMPSLVAEIGDAIEQHLRTIGMLPDSELDARQLKLIEEKRSEYETRTGQANSKTETDATYPDGAQLCYKCSTKAMIMMDGCLTCLSCGESKCG
- a CDS encoding LAGLIDADG family homing endonuclease, producing the protein AIRNLAHEVGMAPGHKRITPRMERASSAFQRGFLRGLFDADGSVQCTQDKGVSVRLAQSDLPQLEAVQRMLLRLGIVSRLYRNRRAAGSTLLPDGKGGQQQYATQAQHELVISGENLAVFAQLVGFADSDKAARLDQSLARYSRSLNRERFTARVESITDAGVHAVYDVQVPGINAFDANGLYAHNCGEQGLPPYGACLLGSVNLTTFVEAPFTPEARFNWDEYRDVVRVFTRMLDNVVEVNGLPLQQQRDEITRKRRHGMGFLGLGSALTMLGRRYGDAESLEFTEAVSREMAIAGWEAGLELADEKGPAPIMDELFELTPDMLRKRPELATDGHKAGDKLPGRVLLARYSRYMQRVASVRPDLIEAIAERGVRFTHHSSIAPTGTISLSLANNASNGIEPSFAHHYFRNVIREGRKTKEKVDVFSYELLSYRHLINPRAIPYSEDPAEQLPDYFITAEDITPKAHVDIQAAAQRWIDSSISKTANVPTDYPFEDFKNIYLYAYDQGLKGCTTFRFNPEAFQGVLVKDKDLENTTYRFELEDGTAIQAKGNEEIEYDGEVHSAANLFDALKEGYYGKF